A stretch of the Vitis riparia cultivar Riparia Gloire de Montpellier isolate 1030 chromosome 13, EGFV_Vit.rip_1.0, whole genome shotgun sequence genome encodes the following:
- the LOC117927732 gene encoding two-component response regulator ARR17 isoform X2 encodes MDASSSTANDMMVMDYGDEPHVLAVDDNLIDRKLIEKLLKNFSCRVTTAENGLRALEYLGLGDNQQTTHKASVSKVNLIITDYCMPGMTGYELLKRVKSSILKEVPVVIMSSENIPTRINKCLEEGAQMFMLKPLKQSDVKKLRCYLKHRS; translated from the exons ATGGATGCTTCTTCTTCTACAGCTAACGACATGATGGTTATGGATTATGGGGATGAACCCCATGTTCTTGCCGTTGACGATAATCTCATTGACCGCAAGCTCATTGAGAAATTGCTCAAGAACTTCTCTTGCAGag TGACCACTGCAGAAAATGGGCTGAGGGCTTTGGAGTATCTGGGTTTGGGTGATAATCAACAGACCACCCACAAAGCCAGT GTTTCAAAGGTGAATTTGATAATTACAGACTACTGTATGCCAGGAATGACAGGCTATGAGCTGCTCAAGAGAGTCAAG TCATCCATCTTGAAGGAGGTTCCAGTTGTGATAATGTCATCAGAAAACATCCCAACTCGAATCAATAA GTGCCTGGAGGAAGGAGCTCAAATGTTCATGCTAAAGCCCCTCAAGCAGTCTGATGTGAAGAAACTAAGATGTTACTTGAAGCACAGAAGCTaa
- the LOC117927732 gene encoding two-component response regulator ARR17 isoform X1 encodes MDASSSTANDMMVMDYGDEPHVLAVDDNLIDRKLIEKLLKNFSCRVTTAENGLRALEYLGLGDNQQTTHKASVSKVNLIITDYCMPGMTGYELLKRVKQSSILKEVPVVIMSSENIPTRINKCLEEGAQMFMLKPLKQSDVKKLRCYLKHRS; translated from the exons ATGGATGCTTCTTCTTCTACAGCTAACGACATGATGGTTATGGATTATGGGGATGAACCCCATGTTCTTGCCGTTGACGATAATCTCATTGACCGCAAGCTCATTGAGAAATTGCTCAAGAACTTCTCTTGCAGag TGACCACTGCAGAAAATGGGCTGAGGGCTTTGGAGTATCTGGGTTTGGGTGATAATCAACAGACCACCCACAAAGCCAGT GTTTCAAAGGTGAATTTGATAATTACAGACTACTGTATGCCAGGAATGACAGGCTATGAGCTGCTCAAGAGAGTCAAG CAGTCATCCATCTTGAAGGAGGTTCCAGTTGTGATAATGTCATCAGAAAACATCCCAACTCGAATCAATAA GTGCCTGGAGGAAGGAGCTCAAATGTTCATGCTAAAGCCCCTCAAGCAGTCTGATGTGAAGAAACTAAGATGTTACTTGAAGCACAGAAGCTaa
- the LOC117928042 gene encoding transmembrane protein 87B-like: MRYRGWDLVRFLGFMLLWSSATVVQASIHEYRNEGFSRRLNSYFFHGGSEGLYASKLHLSHPNSEDKPLNGKSFIRFESITFRRTKETTEKQNEMQQKTGLIEAIIVEVKDRGRIGGSYENTDVICCNPKLAEQGSCKVGEVIIRQDPNNPDWPKRIQTSFEGKNEEATLIQTVEINSTGMYYLYFMFCDPQLKGTILSGRTVWRNPDGYLPGKMAPLMTFSGFMSLAYLVLGLVWFLQFVQYWKDIIHLHYHITAVIGLGMCEMAFWYFEYANFNSTGNRPMGITLWAVTFSAVKKTVSRLLLLVVSMGYGVVRPTLGGITPKVLLLGFMYFVATEALELVEHLGNINDFSGKAKVFLVLPVALLDACFILWIFSSLSKTLEKLQMRRSMAKMELYRKFTNALAVSVLLSVAWIGYELYFNASDPLSELWRRAWIIPAFWTLLAYIILVVICILWAPSHNPTRFAYLEEAGDDLEEEGVSLTTSGVKVAGDVATKLERKERKVSIAADHVYGLGEDPEEDKRE, from the exons ATGCGTTACAGGGGGTGGGATCTGGTGCGGTTCCTAGGGTTTATGCTACTGTGGTCCTCCGCCACAGTCGTCCAAGCTTCGATCCACGAGTACAGGAATGAAGGTTTCAGTCGTCGTCTCAATTCCTACTTCTTCCATGGCGGCAGCGAGGGTCTCTACGCTTCCAAACTCCATCTCTCTCACCCCAATTCCGAAGATAAGCCTCTCAATGGCAAGTCTTTCATCAG GTTTGAGTCGATCACCTTCCGACGAACGAAAGAAACAACTGAGAAGCAGAATGAGATGCAGCAGAAGACTGGATTGATTGAAGCTATAATAGTTGAAGTCAAAGATAGGGGCAGGATTGGAGGTTCTTATGAAAATACTGATGTGATATGCTGCAACCCGAAACTTGCTGAGCAAGGATCCTGCAAGGTAGGAGAGGTAATCATCCGTCAAGATCCAAATAACCCTGACTGGCCCAAACGGATTCAGACCTCctttgaaggaaaaaatgaagaggCTACACTGATTCAGACTGTTGAGATCAACAGTACTGGAATGTACTATCTATACTTTATGTTTTGTGATCCACAACTCAAAGGCACGATACTCAGTGGAAGAACAGTTTGGAGAAACCCAGATGGTTATCTACCTGGTAAAATGGCACCGCTGATGACATTCTCTGGCTTCATGTCTTTAGCTTACCTTGTTCTAGGTCTTGTCTGGTTTCTCCAGTTTGTACAATACTGGAAAGATATAATACACTTGCATTACCACATCACAGCAGTAATTGGTCTGGGAATGTGTGAAATGGCTTTCTGGTATTTTGAATATGCAAATTTCAATTCGACTGGAAACAGACCAATGGGAATTACCCTGTGGGCAGTTACCTTTAGTGCTGTTAAGAAGACTGTCTCTCGCCTTCTTCTTTTGGTTGTTTCAATGGGCTATGGTGTTGTGCGGCCAACCCTTGGTGGTATAACCCCTAAGGTACTCCTCCTTGGTTTCATGTATTTTGTGGCTACGGAAGCACTTGAACTTGTTGAACATTTGGGGAATATCAATGACTTCTCTGGAAAAGCAAAGGTTTTTCTGGTGCTACCTGTGGCACTACTGGATGCCTGTTTTATTCTTTGGATATTTTCTTCGCTATCTAAAACACTGGAGAAGCTTCAG ATGCGGAGAAGCATGGCCAAAATGGAGCTCTACCGGAAGTTTACAAATGCACTCGCGGTATCAGTGCTGCTCTCTGTTGCTTGGATTGGCTATGAG TTGTACTTTAATGCATCCGACCCACTGAGTGAACTTTGGCGTAGAGCCTGGATCATCCCAGCCTTCTGGACTTTGCTTGCATACATAATCTTGGTGGTGATTTGCATTTTGTGGGCGCCATCACATAACCCAACTAG ATTTGCATACTTGGAGGAGGCGGGAGATGATCTTGAAGAGGAGGGTGTCTCACTGACAACTAGTGGAGTTAAGGTGGCTGGAGATGTAGCAACCAAgctggaaagaaaggaaagaaaggtgTCAATTGCAGCAGATCACGTGTATGGGCTTGGAGAAGATCCCGAGGAAGACAAGAGAGAATAA
- the LOC117928044 gene encoding glycerol-3-phosphate dehydrogenase [NAD(+)] 2, chloroplastic — protein MVASRLQPPFLNPFFSSNSYSSHPLPSPSRPTFLALSANPQETSEPAKDRQKVVRIAWEKLVRWSRSWRSKAKTDVLERTNKVVVLGGGSFGTAMAAHVAARKAQLEVNMLVRNSQVCQSINENHCNCKYFPEHKLPENVIATTDARAALLGADYCLHAVPVQFSSSFLEGIADSVDPTLPFISLSKGLELNTFRMMSQIIPQALGNPRQPFIALSGPSFALELMNKLPTAMVVASKDKKLANATQQLLASSHLRISTSSDVTGVEIAGALKNVLAIAAGIVEGMNLGNNSMAALVAQGCSEIRWLATKMGAKSTTIMGLSGTGDIMLTCFVNLSRNKTVGIRLGSGEKLDDILGSMNQVAEGVSTAGAVIALAQKYNVKMPVLTAVARIIDNELTPKKAVLELMNLPQVEEV, from the exons ATGGTAGCGTCACGGCTACAACCACCGTTTTTGAACCCATTCTTCTCTTCAAATTCTTATTCTTCTCACCCTCTTCCTTCACCATCAAGACCCACATTTCTGGCGCTGTCTGCCAACCCTCAAGAGACTTCAGAACCAGCCAAAGACCGCCAGAAAGTGGTGAGAATCGCCTGGGAGAAGCTGGTCCGCTGGTCCCGTTCTTGGCGTTCCAAGGCCAAGACCGATGTGCTTGAGCGCACCAACAAG GTGGTGGTCCTTGGAGGTGGATCATTTGGTACGGCAATGGCTGCCCATGTTGCAGCTCGAAAGGCTCAATTGGAAGTTAACATGCTTGTACGCAATTCTCAAGTTTGTCAATCTATTAATGAGAACCACTGTAATTG TAAGTATTTCCCAGAACACAAGCTACCAGAAAATGTAATTGCAACAACTGATGCCAGAGCTGCTTTGCTCGGTGCGGACTATTGTCTTCATGCTGTACCTGTGCAG TTCAGCTCGTCTTTTCTTGAAGGCATTGCAGACTCTGTTGATCCAACCTTGCCATTCATATCCCTTAGCAAAGGCTTGGAGCTCAATACATTCAGGATGATGTCTCAGATTATTCCCCAAGCTCTGGGGAATCCTCGACAACCTTTTATTGCACTATCAGGACCTTCGTTTGCATTGgaattgatgaataaattacCAACAG CAATGGTTGTGGCATCAAAAGACAAGAAACTTGCAAATGCCACTCAGCAGCTACTAGCTTCTAGTCATCTAAGAATTAGCACATCAAG TGATGTTACAGGGGTGGAAATTGCAGGTGCACTCAAGAATGTACTTGCAATAGCAGCTGGTATTGTGGAGGGGATGAATCTTGGTAATAATTCTATGGCAGCTCTTGTTGCACAAGGTTGTTCCGAGATAAGATGGTTAGCGACAAAG ATGGGGGCCAAATCAACAACAATTATGGGTCTATCAGGAACTGGGGACATTATGCTTACATGTTTTGTGAATTTATCAAGAAACAAAACGGTTGGAATTCGTCTGGGATCGGGAGAGAAGCTTGATGACATACTGGGTTCCATGAATCAG GTAGCTGAAGGTGTATCAACAGCTGGTGCTGTGATTGCATTGGCCCAAAAATACAATGTTAAGATGCCAGTTTTAACAGCAGTTGCTCGGATTATTGACAATGAACTAACCCCAAAAAAGGCTGTGCTTGAGTTGATGAACCTACCTCAG GTTGAAGAAGTGTGA
- the LOC117928045 gene encoding pentatricopeptide repeat-containing protein At2g40720, with product MHFNQFISRKFYSLRQTEVSPSINSKIKALVQQGKYSQALELHSKTPHSALTTAKFTFPSLLKTCASLSNLYHGRAIHASIVTMGLQSDPYIATSLINMYVKCGLLGSALQVFDKMSESRDSAPDITVWNPVIDGYFKYGHFEEGLAQFCRMQELSWYMAGRQIHGYIIKNMFEGDPYLETALIGMYSSCSRPMEAWSLFGKLENRSNIVAWNVMIGGFVENGMWEKSLELYSLAKNENCKLVSASFTGAFTACSHGEVLDFGRQVHCDVIKMNFQDDPYVCTSLLTMYAKFGSVEDAKKVFDQVLDKEVELWNAMISAFIGNGHAYDALRLYNKMKAGETPVDSFTISSLLSGCSVVGSYDFGRTVHAEVIKRSMQSNVAIQSALLTVYCKCGSTEDADSVFYTMKERDVVAWGSMIAGFCQNRRFKDALDLFRAMEKEGVKADSDVMTSVISAGLGLENVELGHLIHGFAIKRGLESDVFVACSLVDMYSKFGFAESAEMVFSSMPNKNLVAWNSMISCYSRNGLPEMSINLLPQILQHGFYLDSVSITTVLVAVSSVAALLKGKTLHAYQIRLQIPSDLQVENALIDMYVKCGCLKYAQLIFENMPRRNLVTWNSMIAGYGSHGNCEEAVRLFKEMKRSETAPDEVTFLALITSCSHSGMVEEGLNLFQLMRIEYGVEPRMEHYASVVDLLGRAGRLDDAYSFIRGMPIDADRSVWLCLLFACRAHQNMELGELAADNLLKMEPARGSNYVPLLNLYGEVEMWDRAANLRASMKERGLKKSPGCSWIEVKNRVDVFFSGDSSSTRRIDIYETLNSLKSNMEGKGCSYEGIEVC from the exons ATGCATTTCAATCAATTCATTTCTAGAAAATTTTATAGTCTGAGACAAACAGAGGTCTCACCCTCGATCAATTCCAAGATCAAGGCCTTAGTTCAACAAGGAAAATATTCCCAAGCCCTGGAATTACACTCCAAAACACCCCATTCCGCTCTCACCACCGCCAAATTCACCTTCCCATCTCTTCTCAAAACCTGTGCCTCCCTTTCAAATCTCTACCATGGAAGAGCAATCCATGCCTCCATTGTCACAATGGGTCTACAATCTGATCCATACATAGCCACCTCTTTGATCAACATGTATGTGAAATGTGGGTTACTCGGGAGTGCACTCCAAGTGTTTGACAAAATGTCTGAGAGTAGAGACTCAGCTCCAGACATCACTGTTTGGAACCCTGTGATTGATGGGTACTTTAAATATGGCCATTTTGAGGAGGGTCTTGCTCAGTTTTGTAGAATGCAGGA ACTTTCATGGTACATGGCAGGGAGGCAAATTCATGGTTACATTATCAAAAACATGTTTGAGGGTGACCCTTATTTGGAGACAGCACTGATTGGGATGTACTCCAGTTGCAGTAGACCAATGGAGGCTTGGAGTCTGTTTGGTAAGCTGGAAAATAGAAGCAATATTGTAGCATGGAACGTGATGATTGGGGGGTTTGTTGAGAATGGGATGTGGGAAAAAAGCTTGGAATTGTATTCATTGGCTAAGAATGAGAACTGCAAACTTGTTTCAGCATCATTTACTGGTGCATTCACTGCTTGCTCTCATGGTGAAGTTCTAGACTTTGGCAGGCAGGTTCATTGTGATGTGATAAAAATGAATTTCCAGGATGACCCTTATGTCTGCACTTCCCTCTTAACCATGTATGCCAAGTTTGGATCAGTTGAGGATGCCAAAAAGGTTTTTGATCAGGTACTGGACAAAGAAGTTGAACTATGGAATGCAATGATTTCAGCTTTTATCGGTAATGGTCATGCTTATGATGCTTTGAGGCTCTACAACAAGATGAAAGCAGGTGAAACCCCAGTTGATTCATTCACTATTTCAAGTCTTTTATCAGGTTGCAGTGTGGTTGGATCGTATGATTTTGGTAGGACAGTTCATGCAGAAGTAATAAAGAGATCGATGCAGAGTAATGTTGCTATACAGAGTGCATTGTTGACAGTGTACTGCAAATGTGGAAGTACGGAAGATGCTGATTCAGTTTTTTATACAATGAAGGAAAGGGATGTTGTAGCATGGGGCTCCATGATTGCGGGTTTTTGCCAGAACAGAAGGTTCAAGGATGCTCTGGATTTGTTCAGAGCCATGGAGAAGGAAGGGGTGAAAGCAGACTCCGATGTTATGACTAGTGTGATCAGTGCGGGTTTGGGACTGGAGAATGTAGAACTGGGTCACTTAATCCATGGATTTGCTATTAAGCGTGGATTAGAATCGGATGTCTTTGTCGCTTGTTCCCTGGTTGATATGTACTCCAAATTTGGTTTTGCAGAGAGCGCTGAAATGGTATTCTCTAGTATGCCAAACAAGAATCTGGTGGCTTGGAATTCTATGATTTCATGCTATTCCCGGAATGGCCTTCCAGAGATGTCCATCAATCTTCTTCCTCAAATTCTACAGCATGGCTTCTACCTGGATTCCGTCTCCATTACCACTGTCCTTGTTGCGGTTTCATCAGTTGCAGCACTGCTTAAAGGGAAGACTTTGCATGCATACCAGATAAGACTACAAATTCCATCCGACCTTCAAGTGGAGAATGCATTAATCGATATGTATGTGAAGTGTGGATGTTTGAAATATGCTCAGTTGATCTTTGAAAACATGCCCAGAAGAAACCTAGTGACATGGAACTCAATGATAGCTGGTTATGGATCTCATGGGAACTGCGAAGAAGCAGTCAGATTATTTAAAGAGATGAAGAGATCGGAAACAGCTCCCGATGAGGTAACTTTTCTTGCCCTGATCACATCTTGCAGCCATTCTGGTATGGTTGAAGAAGGCCTGAATCTATTTCAATTGATGAGAATCGAGTATGGGGTTGAGCCTAGAATGGAGCATTATGCGAGTGTAGTTGACCTATTGGGCCGTGCTGGACGCTTGGACGACGCTTATAGCTTCATACGGGGCATGCCCATTGACGCTGACAGGAGTGTTTGGCTATGTTTATTGTTTGCCTGTCGAGCTCATCAGAACATGGAGCTTGGGGAGTTGGCTGCTGATAACCTACTGAAGATGGAGCCAGCCAGGGGCAGCAACTATGTGCCACTGCTGAACCTTTATGGAGAAGTCGAGATGTGGGACAGGGCTGCAAATTTAAGGGCATCTATGAAGGAGAGGGGCTTGAAGAAGAGTCCCGGATGCAGTTGGATTGAAGTGAAAAACAGGGTTGATGTTTTCTTCTCAGGAGACTCATCTTCCACAAGGAGGATCGATATCTACGAGACATTGAATAGTCTTAAGAGTAACATGGAAGGGAAAGGATGCTCCTATGAAGGGATTGAGGTGTGTTAA